A part of Primulina eburnea isolate SZY01 chromosome 10, ASM2296580v1, whole genome shotgun sequence genomic DNA contains:
- the LOC140803219 gene encoding probable myosin-binding protein 5, which translates to MCEMPVGSFKCFVEQKLGKFPHFLIYAILEWVMIMLLFVDGFLAFVSNEFAKYFELRIPCLLCTRIDHLFARRNSNFYYNDSICELHKKEISSLAYCHVHKKLSDLRTMCEGCLLSFATEKDSDCDKYKSLVGILHKDIDCFVEDNQKLLMNLGNGDDGKEISDEKSGAQLCSCCGEALKPKSSSKYGRSLSMNAPAPSPRAPLMARRNHEGRSILLPHVKYTELKFMSDAEQELSEYEDATNGENRGRDDVKSASVPLLPDSEEITEDSCRTPSFARGTRFFGIPLSDSAQVSPRWGYKVGRKQPNIDCVPEPNDSNSFNELDGDILNRLKRQVRLDRKSLIALYMELDEERSASAVAANNAMAMITRLQAEKAAVQMEALQYQRMMEEQAEYDQEALQVMKDMLLKREEDIKALESELETYREKYGLIKKVGSDICEIDADDDYQDMKSQSLSSYGERSESGSSNEYERQNNSMEDGGGSPNESLDFEGERSYLLGLLTDLERKINSPIDELSSSSECMTIINEEGCKGKELKGILKREVSLIRERLRTIEADSGFLKHAAMTLQRGGEGTKLLTEIAQHLRQIRDSNKSSTEDSEA; encoded by the exons ATGTGCGAAATGCCGGTGGGATCATTCAAATGTTTCGTGGAGCAGAAGCTCGGGAAATTCCCACATTTCTTGATATATGCAATTCTCGAATGGGTGATGATAATGTTGCTTTTCGTGGACGGTTTTCTCGCCTTTGTTTCGAATGAATTCGCCAAGTACTTCGAGCTGAGGATTCCATGTTTACTCTGTACAAGAATAGATCATCTTTTTGCACGCAGGAACTCCAACTTTTACTACAATGATTCCATCTGTGAGCTTCACAAGAAAGAAATCTCGTCCCTCGCGTATTGCCACGTCCACAAGAAGCTATCGGATTTGCGTACCATGTGTGAGGGGTGCCTTCTGTCATTCGCCACGGAGAAAGATTCCGACTGTGATAAGTACAAGTCCCTTGTTGGGATTCTGCACAAGGATATCGATTGCTTTGTTGAGGATAACCAGAAGTTGCTGATGAATTTGGGAAATGGCGATGATGGTAAAGAGATATCAGATGAAAAGAGTGGTGCACAATTGTGTTCTTGTTGTGGGGAGGCTCTGAAACCGAAATCTTCCTCGAAATATGGGCGGAGTTTGTCTATGAACGCTCCGGCCCCATCCCCTCGAGCACCCTTGATGGCGAGGAGAAACCACGAGGGGCGTAGCATATTGTTACCACATGTTAAGTACACTGAGCTGAAGTTTATGTCAGATGCTGAGCAGGAGCTCTCTGAGTATGAAGATGCTACAAATGGAGAGAATCGAG GAAGAGATGATGTAAAGTCGGCTTCGGTGCCACTGCTACCAGATTCAGAGGAAATAACCGAAGATTCTTGCAGAACCCCTAGTTTTGCAAGAGGGACCAGATTTTTCGGAATCCCATTGTCAGATTCAGCTCAAGTTAGTCCTAGATGGGGCTACAAGGTTGGTCGAAAACAACCAAACATCGATTGTGTTCCTGAACCCAATGATTCAAATTCATTCAATGAACTAGATGGAGACATCTTGAACCGGTTGAAAAGACAGGTTCGTTTGGACCGCAAATCCTTGATAGCTCTATACATGGAGTTGGATGAAGAAAGAAGTGCTTCCGCAGTTGCAGCGAATAATGCCATGGCCATGATAACTCGTCTGCAAGCCGAGAAAGCAGCTGTGCAAATGGAGGCCTTGCAATATCAGCGAATGATGGAAGAACAGGCGGAATATGATCAAGAAGCTCTGCAAGTGATGAAAGACATGCTTTTGAAGAGGGAAGAGGATATAAAGGCACTGGAGTCGGAACTGGAGACATACAGAGAAAAATATGGGCTTATCAAGAAAGTAGGAAGTGATATATGTGAAATTGATGCTGATGACGATTATCAAGACATGAAGTCTCAGTCTTTGTCATCCTATGGTGAGAGATCAGAATCCGGGAGTTCAAATGAATATGAACGTCAAAATAATTCGATGGAGGATGGGGGAGGGAGTCCAAATGAATCTTTGGATTTCGAGGGAGAGAGATCTTATCTTCTTGGTCTGTTGACAGATCTTGAGAGAAAGATCAATTCACCTATAGATGAACTATCCAGTTCCTCTGAGTGCATGACAATCATTAACGAAGAGGGATGCAAAG GAAAAGAACTAAAGGGTATCCTTAAAAGAGAGGTATCATTAATAAGGGAGAGATTGAGGACCATTGAAGCAGACAGTGGATTCTTAAAGCATGCGGCCATGACGCTACAACGAGGAGGCGAAGGAACTAAACTCTTGACTGAAATAGCTCAACATCTCCGGCAGATTAGGGactcaaacaaatcatcaacaGAGGATTCAGAAGCATGA